A single genomic interval of Geotrypetes seraphini chromosome 1, aGeoSer1.1, whole genome shotgun sequence harbors:
- the LOC117361967 gene encoding uncharacterized protein C4orf19 homolog: MGCKCCRMIQRYIFDVPEALNPTELNTSSNNDSETDQEKVNTDGEIVIHKHELQDEEQMIIANNNKLSHLEAGYRNHGSDIHEEGVGNCVEKCDSAINRFVSNSFLYPVLNYDRKQMTETGSDAHLTPFSESVVPGDIETRTLSHFNTSGKESVLEADAGVNLASEEPNNFQDESSESTEENNSLTESAILEMPNATPIVQNGILNDYCQDDYSSADEVIGLSNHARDSQQDMEFPVWKCHTFYLSLDRNGIPDPSEGRNQNELLRVYFKEGQWVETMVGDEDFSSVELNGEDIEDADVAEALAALEAATAGEDEDEEY; encoded by the coding sequence TTATATTTTTGATGTACCAGAAGCACTGAATCCCACTGAATTGAATACTTCCAGTAATAATGATTCAGAGACTGACCAAGAAAAAGTGAACACAGATGGTGAAATAGTAATTCACAAACATGAACTTCAGGATGAAGAACAGATGATAATTGCAAATAACAACAAGCTCAGCCATTTAGAAGCTGGTTACAGAAATCATGGAAGTGATATCCATGAGGAAGGTGTTGGAAACTGTGTTGAAAAATGTGATTCAGCTATTAACAGATTTGTTTCTAATTCTTTCCTCTACCCTGTTTTGAATTATGACAGAAAACAAATGACAGAAACTGGCAGTGATGCACATCTCACTCCATTTTCTGAATCAGTTGTTCCAGGGGACATTGAAACGAGGACATTGTCTCATTTCAATACGTCTGGCAAAGAAAGTGTCTTAGAAGCAGACGCCGGGGTGAATTTGGCCTCTGAAGAACCCAACAACTTCCAAGATGAAAGCTCCGAGTCCACAGAAGAAAACAATTCGCTCACAGAAAGTGCAATACTCGAAATGCCAAATGCCACACCCATTGTGCAAAATGGCATTCTAAATGATTACTGTCAAGATGATTACTCTAGTGCTGATGAAGTAATTGGCCTTTCAAATCATGCAAGAGATTCTCAGCAGGACATGGAGTTTCCAGTGTGGAAATGTCATACTTTTTACCTTTCTCTGGATAGGAACGGAATACCTGATCCCTCTGAAGGAAGAAATCAAAATGAACTTTTGCGTGTTTATTTCAAAGAAGGCCAGTGGGTGGAGACTATGGTGGGGGATGAAGATTTTAGCAGCGTGGAATTGAATGGGGAAGACATTGAGGATGCAGATGTAGCAGAGGCTCTGGCAGCCCTGGAAGCTGCAACCGCAGGAGAAGATGAGGACGAGGAATATTAA